A section of the Geoalkalibacter ferrihydriticus DSM 17813 genome encodes:
- the rimI gene encoding ribosomal protein S18-alanine N-acetyltransferase: MNDIVISAMTRADLAEVLEVERAGFIHPWSEAMILAELDKPQARIDLLRLDGHLAGYLCSWFLCGELHILNVVTGLEFRRLGVARRLLENAIERCRCQGLERVLLEVRVSNAAAIGLYESFGFLRDGVRKGYYPDGEDALLMSLSINYVPPCD; the protein is encoded by the coding sequence GTGAATGATATTGTCATAAGCGCGATGACCCGCGCCGATCTGGCCGAGGTCCTGGAGGTTGAGCGAGCCGGTTTTATTCATCCCTGGAGCGAGGCGATGATCCTCGCCGAGTTGGATAAGCCCCAGGCGCGCATCGATTTGCTGCGTCTCGATGGCCACTTGGCCGGTTATCTCTGCTCCTGGTTTCTGTGTGGTGAACTGCACATTCTAAATGTGGTGACCGGCCTTGAATTCCGCAGGCTGGGAGTGGCCCGGCGCCTTCTGGAAAATGCCATCGAGCGCTGCCGTTGCCAGGGTCTGGAGCGCGTGCTTCTGGAGGTGCGGGTAAGCAACGCCGCGGCGATCGGCCTTTACGAGAGCTTCGGTTTTCTCCGCGACGGCGTGCGCAAAGGCTACTACCCCGATGGTGAAGACGCTCTGCTGATGTCCTTGTCGATCAATTATGTCCCGCCCTGCGACTGA